The region catcgaATGTCTAGCCTTGTTAGCCAGAGAATAAAACAAGTGTACGCATAGACACCCACCCATATCTGTTCTCGTTCCCTgacgccatcatcgtcgtgCTCCAGTCTCGACCACGTAACCTCCCACGAACCACCCTGCTTCGAGATATTCTTAACCCGCGCCCCGTATATTGTGATACCTTGAACGCCCGTTTTCTGCGACGTATCCTGGATATAGTCTCTCATCACGGAGTGGCTGACGAAATCCGGCGTCCCCTCGGGCCAGGCATTGAGTTTGACGCGCATCAGGGGTGTAGAAACATTATTCTTCAGGCCGTTGTAGCACGGTCTGCCAATAAATCAGCTCTTGCTTGtttatcttttaataaagaaTGCATACCCCGGCGGCGCATGGCTAAGAGAAACATCCCTACCCTCCTCCGTATCGAAATGCGCTTCCGCCTCGAGCGGTTTCAACGATGTATAAGATGGCTCGGGCGCTTTCCGTTCATCGTACAGCCTGGCACCTGATTAATCTCTAGATAATTGAGCATCCAAGAGTAAGGCCGGCATACCAAACACCTCCAGCTGCATGGCTCCTCTCAAACACGGTCACCTCTAACCCGGCATTGAGCAAGTGCGCCGCAGACGCGACACCACTAATGCCTGCGCCGATAACTGCGACTCGGCGAATCTGTGGGCGAGTCATGTTGTCGCGATATCGCACTGGCAATGCGAGTTTGTATTTAACATCAGGAGGTTACAGCGCAGAGCTTGGAGTACCGCCTGTTTATCAACGGACTGGCGCTCGTTAGGGGTCCGTGGAGCCTACGGTAACGCTATCGACGATTACAGTGGTGTCATTATGGCAATTCACAGTCCGGCTGTGTCTTGCCAGACTTGGTCCGTCTGGAAATCGGGAAATCGGAATTGCGTGTTCTCTTTTGGAATTAAATTGTTGGAATGCGCTTTGGCGTGGGGTGCTGATTAGAAATGCAGGCCCAGGCGTGATTGTATCCCTGCAAGACGAGATGAGTCTCTCCAACAGAACATCCAACGGACATCCAACGGGACATCCAACCGAATAATGGCGAGTCAGTGAGACAGAGAGGAGGGGTAAGGAGGGGTATGAGCCATCGGGATATACGACGCCTGTGGTGCCAATGAACCCAAACTATGGTGTGATCGATGTCCTCTCAACGCTCGAGATGCGTATCACGAACACCAATGCCAGAATCCAGTAGATATAATGCCTGTCCCCGTCGGTTCCACATCGTAGACCAAGCTTTGGTatcctattataatatctactatctGATTGACTTAGACTCACTGTGACCATGGCCCCAGCCCCAATCGACCCAAGCATCGTGGACGTGGCAGAGCCAAGGAAGGACACGCTCGGCCTCCCCAAGACAACCCTAGAAAGGCTTCAAAAAGCTGAGATCGACCTCTCGAACGGATATCCGTACCGTCCGTCCCGCCCCCTGTATCTAGACGATGTCTACCGGATCCGCGACTACGATCGTAAACACGTTGACCCCGGTAGCCGCGCAGACCCGGAAAAGAAGGCCCTCCTCTCTGCAGCAAAGGAAGTCATCCACTTGACAAAGCACATCGGAACGGAAATCGTAGGCCTGCAGCTAAAGGACTTGACGGACCAGCAGAAAGACGAGCTGGGCCTGCTGATAGCCGAGCGCAGCGTTGTCTTCTTCCGAGACCAGGATATctcgccgcagcaacagagAGAACTGGGAGAATGGTACGGCGAGATTGAAGTTCACGTACGCCGGTCTAATCGTACCCTTTGGCCGCTAATTGTAACGGAGAAGAATCGAGTAAAGTACTAACTAGCTCATACAGCCCCAAGTCGCGCAAGTCCCCGGCCTCCCTGGCGTCTCCGTAATCTGGCCAGCCCTCCAAGCAACAGAATTCCCAGCCAACTTCCGACGCCCCGGAGGCGCCTCACGATGGCATACAGACCTCGTCCACGAACGACAGCCCGCAGGGGTAACGCACCTGCACAACGACACCGTCCCCTCCATCGGCGGAGACACGCTCTGGGCAAGCGGATACGCCGCATACGAGAAACTATCCCCAGCCTTCCGACAGATCATCGACGGCCGCACAGCCATCTACCGCTCCGCGCACCCGTATCTAGACCGCAAGAACCCGGATGCCGGGCCTAAGTTCGTAGAGCGCGAGCATCCGATTGTGCGCGTGCACCCGGCGACGGGGTGGAAGGCGCTGTGGGTGAACCGCGCCATGACGGATCGGATTGTTGGGCTGGATCGCGCGGAGAGTGACCTGATCCTGGGGTATCTGTATGATGTGTTTGAGAAGAATGTGGACATCCAGGTGCGGTTTAAGTGGAGTCCTAGGACAAGTGCTTTGTGGGATAATCGGTAGGTCTATCCCCCACTATCTTCTACTGTATAAGGGTGAGTGGGTGCTAACGGTTTAGGATTACCATCCACAATGCGAGCTGGGACTATGAAGGCTCTGAGCCTCGTCATGGCACGCGCGTTACGGCACTGGCGGAGAAGCCCTTCTTTGACCCTAAGGCGAAGAGTCGCAGGGAGGCGCTGGGTCTCTTGGGGGGCGATGAGGTCGAGGAATTGGAGCGACTTCGTCTAACTCAATAGTGTCGTAAATGAGAATCTAGTTGTTTAAAGGCTGCTTCAACGCATGAACCGTGCGCAAGCTACTCCCACAGAAGCAGGGATCGTTCTCCAGCTGTCCGTATTTAAAGTTGGGAGGATCAAGGGGAGGAGCAGATCGCGCTGGGTTAGGGCTGCACTGGTCCACCCAACAAGGTTCAAAGTTGAAAGAAAGGCAATCCCCCTTATAGCTCAATCAGGATGATCGTATAGATTTATGGCCAGTTGCATTATGCGGTGATCCTCGAGTCCTCTAGTGCTGTCTGAGAAATGGGTGTCTGCTTCTTTGTTTGCTGCACTTTGTCCTGCAATAAAGCCACTATTTCCTGTCTTCCCAGAATCGCGGTTAAGCTCCTCACCTTGTGCTACCTTTTTGCTACTGGTCCGCCATGGTCTACGACCTGATAGCATGTGGCGTCGCTGGTATCTGCTTCCTCGTCGCTTGTTGGGCTTTCACGGGCGTACGGTTGTTTGTGCGCATTCACCTACGCAAAGGCCCTTTTCTTGATGACTATCTGGCAGTAATTTCCTTGGTACGTGCCCTGTCTGTTTAAAGTATACTATCTAACAGGCTGGTAGTTCCTCTTCACAGTAACCGCCACCATTTCCATATACTGCCACTTCACGCGACACATCCCTCTGGTCATATATCCCTCGCCAGAATACGGTCGAAAAGGACTCAAGGtacctcctcctctccatatcccatctcctccagctctaATACCTCCAGTATGTCTTCATCTGCCAAATCTCTTACACAGTCGGGACATACCTCATGAAACTCTCCTTCACCTGCACACTCCGCCGCCTCATCCAAACAAGACTCCAATATGCTGTCCTGCTCGTCCTCATGATCACCGGCGCAATCATCACCACGGCCACCATTATCCAAGCCGTACTCTACTGCAAACCAACTTCCTACTACTGGAACCAGTTCGGCAACTCCAACGCAAAAGGCCACTGCGGCGTCTACTCGTCGCGCACTGTCATAGTCCTCGTCCAGGCCGTATGGATCCTGTTCGCCGATGTCGTCCTCGGGCTCATCATGCCATTCATGCTCCTCCACGGCACGATGATGCACTTTCGCACCAAACTCTCCATCCATGTCCTGCTAGGGCTGAGCTCCATGTCCGTTCCCCCAACCACCCCAACA is a window of Aspergillus puulaauensis MK2 DNA, chromosome 4, nearly complete sequence DNA encoding:
- a CDS encoding TauD/TfdA dioxygenase family protein (COG:I;~EggNog:ENOG410PHNM;~InterPro:IPR042098,IPR003819;~PFAM:PF02668;~go_function: GO:0016491 - oxidoreductase activity [Evidence IEA];~go_process: GO:0055114 - oxidation-reduction process [Evidence IEA]); the encoded protein is MAPAPIDPSIVDVAEPRKDTLGLPKTTLERLQKAEIDLSNGYPYRPSRPLYLDDVYRIRDYDRKHVDPGSRADPEKKALLSAAKEVIHLTKHIGTEIVGLQLKDLTDQQKDELGLLIAERSVVFFRDQDISPQQQRELGEWYGEIEVHPQVAQVPGLPGVSVIWPALQATEFPANFRRPGGASRWHTDLVHERQPAGVTHLHNDTVPSIGGDTLWASGYAAYEKLSPAFRQIIDGRTAIYRSAHPYLDRKNPDAGPKFVEREHPIVRVHPATGWKALWVNRAMTDRIVGLDRAESDLILGYLYDVFEKNVDIQVRFKWSPRTSALWDNRITIHNASWDYEGSEPRHGTRVTALAEKPFFDPKAKSRREALGLLGGDEVEELERLRLTQ
- a CDS encoding uncharacterized protein (COG:S;~EggNog:ENOG410PNYD;~TransMembrane:7 (o6-29i41-63o83-103i115-140o169-193i205-227o239-260i)) yields the protein MVYDLIACGVAGICFLVACWAFTGVRLFVRIHLRKGPFLDDYLAVISLFLFTVTATISIYCHFTRHIPLVIYPSPEYGRKGLKYVFICQISYTVGTYLMKLSFTCTLRRLIQTRLQYAVLLVLMITGAIITTATIIQAVLYCKPTSYYWNQFGNSNAKGHCGVYSSRTVIVLVQAVWILFADVVLGLIMPFMLLHGTMMHFRTKLSIHVLLGLSSITCIATTIRLVYLSLSSESTLTWTVVPVVFWSLIEHGMNILCVAASTWKPLFVRMGLVDPRDRDSPVRMNTADREVFGESTPVSESNTNTNTSSPTKWGAPIAGIFYDREKIVGVGENAVMLSSASSRGDGVV